A window of the Bacteroidetes Order II. bacterium genome harbors these coding sequences:
- a CDS encoding acetyl-CoA hydrolase/transferase family protein, whose translation MEMTAEQAVSIVKPWNRVFIHTAAATPQRLVAALSARAGELNDVELISLHTEGPAPYLDHPESFRLNAMFVGANVRKAVQAGHADYLPVFLSETPLLFRRGILPLDVALVQVSPPDQHGYCSLGVSVDVSRAAIQTAKHVIAQVNPNMPRTHGDSLIHTSNIHAFVACDDAIPEIPPSTPTDVEHAIGRFCAELIEDGATLQMGIGTIPDAVLAALTGHRNLGVHTEMFSDGLIPLIERGVVTNSEKVNNPGHVVASFAMGTRKLYDFMDDNPLIRMLDCGYVNDSAVIRRNPKVTAINSAIEVDVTGQVCADSIGIKQFSGVGGQMDFIRGASLSDNGKPIIALPSTTKKGESRIVPHLKHGAGVVTTRAHVHYVVTEYGVANLYGKNLRQRARALIEIAHPDHREGLLKAAHERGLAV comes from the coding sequence ATGGAAATGACGGCCGAACAAGCGGTTTCTATTGTCAAGCCTTGGAACCGCGTTTTTATCCATACCGCCGCTGCAACCCCACAACGTTTGGTGGCAGCCCTCTCGGCACGCGCCGGAGAATTGAATGACGTTGAACTGATCAGCCTGCACACCGAAGGCCCTGCGCCTTATTTAGACCACCCCGAAAGTTTTCGGCTGAATGCCATGTTTGTGGGTGCCAATGTCAGAAAAGCTGTTCAAGCGGGCCATGCAGACTATCTCCCTGTGTTTCTCAGCGAAACCCCATTGCTCTTCCGTCGGGGTATTTTGCCTTTAGACGTGGCCTTGGTTCAGGTAAGTCCGCCCGACCAACATGGGTATTGCTCACTCGGAGTCTCTGTAGATGTATCGAGGGCAGCCATTCAAACCGCCAAACATGTGATTGCACAGGTCAATCCTAACATGCCACGCACCCACGGCGATAGTTTGATTCATACCAGCAATATACATGCTTTCGTAGCGTGCGACGACGCTATTCCTGAAATTCCGCCCTCTACCCCCACCGATGTAGAACATGCCATCGGACGCTTTTGTGCCGAATTGATTGAAGACGGAGCAACCTTGCAAATGGGGATTGGCACCATTCCCGATGCCGTGCTGGCCGCCCTTACCGGCCACCGAAACCTAGGGGTACATACCGAGATGTTCTCGGATGGCCTGATTCCACTCATTGAGCGCGGAGTGGTTACAAACTCGGAAAAAGTGAACAACCCAGGCCATGTGGTGGCCTCTTTCGCTATGGGAACGCGGAAACTTTATGATTTCATGGACGACAATCCGCTGATCCGGATGTTAGACTGTGGGTATGTAAATGACTCAGCGGTGATCCGCCGTAACCCCAAAGTAACCGCCATTAACTCCGCGATTGAAGTGGATGTTACCGGACAAGTGTGTGCAGACTCTATCGGGATCAAGCAGTTTTCAGGAGTGGGTGGCCAGATGGACTTTATCCGAGGTGCTTCTCTTTCCGATAATGGGAAACCGATTATCGCGCTTCCGTCCACCACGAAAAAAGGTGAAAGCCGGATTGTCCCACACCTCAAACACGGTGCAGGCGTTGTAACGACCCGGGCACACGTTCACTATGTGGTAACAGAATATGGCGTAGCCAACCTGTACGGAAAGAACCTGCGCCAGCGTGCACGTGCGCTCATCGAAATTGCGCATCCCGATCACCGCGAAGGTTTGTTAAAAGCTGCACATGAGCGAGGGCTTGCGGTCTAA
- a CDS encoding aminotransferase class III-fold pyridoxal phosphate-dependent enzyme produces the protein MESRITYKLDELMTRAQEILENNLNYTLFSWSKQSGLNPLNIQTAKGVYLHTRDGKRYIDFSSQLMNMNIGHGHPRVKEAVMRQMDEVAFVHPGMITEARGKLGKKLAEITPGSLQKVLFTNAGAESIENAIKFARLYTGRYKVVTLYQSYHGASYGALSAGGDPRGIPHDQQGVPNIIHAENPYFYRCPWHSETPEECTERAADHMERVIQYEGPNQVAAVLLEGESGTSGCIKYPPGYIKRIREITSKYGILLIADEVMSGFGRTGKWFGMDHHGVEPDIMCFAKGLTCGYVPLGGMMVTESLANAFNDRPLPLGLTYSAHAVACAAANEVLSIYEDEHLIENAAQMGQYMEVEVAKLQERHPSIGDFRNTGLLGCIELVKNRETKEPMAPFNATPTEMEVMNKVAAKLGELGLFTFVRWGYIFTAPPLCVTKEQIDEGLNIISKAISIADTYCH, from the coding sequence ATGGAATCCCGAATCACGTACAAACTGGATGAGCTGATGACACGCGCACAGGAAATCTTAGAAAACAACCTGAATTATACCCTTTTTTCGTGGTCGAAGCAGTCCGGCCTGAACCCGCTTAATATCCAGACCGCAAAGGGAGTCTATCTTCATACCCGCGACGGGAAACGATACATAGACTTTTCGTCGCAGTTAATGAACATGAACATCGGGCATGGACATCCACGGGTAAAGGAAGCGGTTATGCGCCAGATGGACGAAGTGGCCTTTGTGCATCCGGGAATGATTACGGAAGCTCGTGGGAAGTTGGGTAAAAAATTGGCCGAGATCACGCCCGGTAGCTTGCAAAAAGTGCTTTTCACCAATGCCGGAGCCGAGTCCATAGAGAATGCCATCAAATTTGCACGGCTTTATACTGGACGTTATAAAGTGGTGACGCTCTACCAAAGTTATCACGGAGCCTCGTATGGCGCACTTTCTGCCGGCGGCGATCCCCGCGGCATTCCGCATGACCAACAAGGGGTTCCCAACATAATCCATGCCGAGAACCCGTATTTTTACCGTTGTCCGTGGCATAGTGAAACACCAGAAGAATGTACCGAGCGTGCCGCCGATCATATGGAGCGGGTGATTCAGTATGAAGGCCCCAATCAAGTTGCGGCGGTTCTGTTGGAGGGCGAAAGCGGAACCAGTGGTTGTATTAAATATCCACCCGGATACATCAAACGAATCCGCGAAATCACATCCAAATACGGCATTTTACTGATCGCAGACGAGGTGATGAGTGGATTTGGGCGTACTGGAAAGTGGTTCGGGATGGATCATCACGGGGTGGAGCCAGACATCATGTGTTTTGCCAAAGGGCTTACGTGTGGCTATGTGCCGTTGGGCGGGATGATGGTAACGGAGTCTCTGGCCAATGCCTTCAATGATCGTCCGTTGCCGCTGGGGCTTACGTACTCGGCCCATGCCGTTGCTTGTGCTGCTGCAAACGAGGTACTCTCCATTTATGAAGACGAACACCTGATCGAGAATGCGGCGCAGATGGGGCAATACATGGAGGTAGAAGTGGCCAAATTACAGGAAAGACATCCCTCCATTGGAGATTTTCGGAATACAGGGCTTTTGGGCTGTATCGAATTGGTCAAGAACCGTGAGACCAAAGAACCGATGGCTCCGTTTAATGCCACACCCACCGAAATGGAGGTAATGAACAAGGTGGCCGCCAAATTGGGCGAGTTGGGGCTGTTCACTTTTGTGCGCTGGGGGTATATTTTTACTGCTCCGCCACTCTGCGTAACCAAAGAACAGATTGACGAAGGTTTAAATATTATCTCTAAGGCCATTTCGATTGCGGATACCTATTGTCATTAA
- a CDS encoding 6-bladed beta-propeller, which produces MKNTMQNQFSEAYKINNSMNYISLCSIILFSLLNTSCQKNETANKKTKDAESSVTHLNTKGTIRLSDIIAEATPLSLEATENSLIMNGGVNLSTNKTSIYIGGMGQYLVQFNKKTGAFIRQIGKTGEGPGEYNQATSLFASEDTLYVVDSMVGKIQSFNSQGVYLSQLQNPLLRNVGKIYVFNNKIYLNLTYGWHDYIFATIDLDLKNLQTYSDHLIAQQQDMSRYKTYKLHGYLNSQFFTIDNELHWSYTLLKDIQQINIKPKIAVVAKTTIPSPYFFEPIPPLPPAIQITLNDSWEKFNEKYSFYAAYFLKNRFLIRKFQYTDKNNTPHNRYHIYDTRTNKQYHVEPDFFIYKNIKKDDFTVKSFPNFIYADADYIYELDFSFTKKDILDNPILRRYKINEDFFN; this is translated from the coding sequence ATGAAAAATACAATGCAAAATCAATTTAGTGAGGCTTATAAAATTAATAATTCAATGAATTATATATCTTTATGTAGCATTATACTATTTAGTTTATTGAACACTTCATGCCAAAAAAACGAAACAGCGAATAAGAAAACCAAAGATGCCGAAAGCAGTGTAACTCATCTCAATACAAAAGGAACTATTCGTTTATCCGATATAATTGCCGAAGCTACCCCACTTTCATTGGAGGCAACGGAGAACAGCTTGATTATGAATGGCGGTGTTAATTTGAGTACAAATAAGACAAGTATATACATTGGTGGAATGGGGCAATATTTAGTGCAATTTAATAAGAAAACAGGCGCATTTATCCGTCAAATAGGCAAAACAGGAGAAGGCCCCGGAGAGTACAACCAAGCGACTTCTTTATTCGCTTCAGAAGATACCTTGTATGTCGTTGATAGTATGGTTGGGAAAATCCAATCTTTTAATTCACAAGGAGTCTATTTATCCCAACTGCAAAATCCTTTACTCCGAAATGTAGGAAAAATATATGTTTTTAACAACAAAATATATTTGAACTTAACCTACGGTTGGCATGATTATATTTTTGCTACAATAGATTTAGATTTAAAAAACCTTCAGACTTATTCGGATCACTTAATTGCTCAACAGCAGGATATGAGTCGTTATAAAACTTATAAACTTCATGGCTACTTAAACTCACAATTCTTTACAATAGATAATGAATTACATTGGTCCTATACTTTGCTAAAAGACATTCAACAAATTAATATAAAACCAAAGATTGCAGTTGTAGCCAAAACGACAATACCTTCGCCATATTTTTTTGAACCAATCCCACCTTTGCCGCCAGCTATACAGATAACTTTAAACGATTCTTGGGAAAAATTTAATGAGAAGTATTCATTTTATGCTGCTTACTTTTTAAAAAATAGATTTTTGATACGAAAATTTCAATATACTGACAAAAACAACACACCACATAACAGATATCACATTTACGACACAAGAACAAATAAACAATATCATGTTGAACCAGATTTTTTTATATATAAAAATATAAAAAAAGATGATTTTACTGTAAAAAGCTTTCCGAATTTTATTTATGCAGATGCAGACTATATCTATGAATTAGACTTTTCATTCACCAAAAAAGATATATTAGACAACCCTATTTTAAGGAGATACAAAATCAATGAAGATTTTTTCAATTAA
- a CDS encoding CoA-acylating methylmalonate-semialdehyde dehydrogenase, with product MTTIAEPIFGTASKKVYDVKNYIGGQFINGTERSLEILSPIDGVQLGHVPLSTVTELDAAVAAAKAAFPAWSAKTMKDRVQIFYRYRTLLEQHMAELSELIQLENGKTFEEARAEIEKSIELTEFACSLPQMMAGEIMEVSRGVECRIDQKPLGVVASIAPFNFPHMVPHWTIPNALVLGNCMIFKPSEVVPITANRIAEMLKEAGLPDGVFNVINGDREIVEAICDHEGIEAVSFVGSTRIAKVVYRRATSNLKRALALGGAKNHLIVMPDAHPEMTASNVTASMSGCAGQRCMAASAMVGVGNIEPIIERICDEARKVVPGVNLGSVISQAAKERIERYITEAEAAGAKVLVDGRNAVVAGKEGGFYVAPTVIDHVTPDMAIAQEEVFGPVLAIMRSTSLDDALQIENGSDYGNAAAVFTQNGGIARQVMERASAGMIGVNIGVPVPREPFSFGGWNESKFGVGDITGVSSIEFWTQRKKTSIKWNPESRTNWMS from the coding sequence ATGACAACAATCGCTGAACCTATTTTCGGAACCGCTTCCAAAAAAGTGTATGACGTAAAAAACTATATTGGTGGTCAATTTATAAATGGAACCGAACGCTCTCTGGAAATCCTCTCGCCCATAGATGGCGTCCAATTAGGACACGTCCCCCTTTCGACGGTAACCGAGTTGGATGCGGCCGTAGCTGCCGCAAAAGCTGCTTTCCCGGCTTGGAGTGCCAAGACCATGAAAGATCGTGTACAGATTTTCTACCGTTATCGGACGCTTCTGGAGCAACATATGGCCGAACTCTCGGAGTTGATCCAATTAGAAAACGGCAAAACGTTTGAAGAAGCCCGTGCAGAGATAGAGAAAAGTATTGAACTAACCGAATTTGCCTGCTCGCTCCCGCAAATGATGGCGGGCGAGATCATGGAGGTGAGCCGAGGGGTAGAGTGTCGGATAGACCAAAAGCCCTTGGGTGTGGTGGCCTCTATAGCGCCGTTTAATTTCCCGCATATGGTTCCGCATTGGACGATTCCGAATGCGTTGGTATTGGGAAATTGCATGATTTTCAAGCCTTCGGAGGTGGTGCCGATTACCGCCAACCGCATTGCCGAAATGTTGAAAGAAGCTGGGTTGCCGGATGGCGTGTTTAATGTCATAAATGGGGATCGCGAGATCGTGGAAGCCATTTGCGATCACGAAGGCATAGAAGCGGTCTCGTTTGTTGGTTCAACACGGATTGCGAAAGTGGTTTATCGTCGGGCAACGAGTAACCTGAAGCGGGCACTTGCACTGGGCGGTGCCAAAAATCATTTAATCGTGATGCCAGATGCACATCCCGAAATGACGGCGAGCAATGTCACGGCCTCTATGTCGGGTTGTGCGGGTCAGCGCTGTATGGCTGCCTCGGCAATGGTGGGCGTAGGTAACATTGAGCCTATCATTGAGCGTATTTGTGACGAAGCACGTAAGGTGGTTCCGGGCGTAAATCTTGGATCAGTCATTAGCCAAGCGGCCAAAGAACGCATTGAGCGGTACATTACCGAAGCAGAAGCGGCTGGAGCGAAGGTTTTGGTGGATGGCCGGAATGCGGTTGTTGCCGGAAAAGAGGGAGGTTTTTATGTAGCGCCAACCGTCATAGACCATGTAACACCAGACATGGCGATTGCCCAAGAAGAGGTTTTTGGTCCAGTTTTGGCCATTATGCGCTCCACTTCATTAGACGACGCTTTGCAGATTGAGAATGGATCGGACTATGGAAATGCGGCGGCGGTCTTTACGCAAAATGGTGGAATTGCGCGTCAGGTGATGGAACGGGCAAGCGCGGGTATGATTGGGGTGAACATTGGCGTACCCGTCCCCCGCGAGCCGTTCTCGTTTGGCGGCTGGAATGAGTCTAAGTTTGGCGTGGGTGATATTACAGGCGTTAGCTCGATTGAGTTCTGGACGCAACGCAAAAAAACCTCGATCAAATGGAATCCCGAATCACGTACAAACTGGATGAGCTGA
- a CDS encoding formate--tetrahydrofolate ligase, translating into MNISSFPSDLAISRQAKLRPIQDVAADLGLSPSDLQLYGTTKAKIKLSVLDDPRFKDRSNGRYIDVTAITPTPLGEGKTTTLIGLTQALGKLGHKAACCIRQPSMGPTFGIKGGAAGGGYAQVVPMEEFNLHLTGDIHAISVAHNLAAAAIDARLYHESRLGDVALEKLGLKRLNIDPYNITWPRVVDVNDRSLRHLTVGLGGALDGIPREGGFDIAVASELMAIIALATDLQDLRRRVGRIVFGLNRAGLPLTLEDLQVAGAVTVLLRDALLPNLMQTLEGQPALVHAGPFANVAHGNSSVLADRIALKLSDFVLTESGFGSDIGMEKFVHVKCRTSGLVPDAVVLVATVRALKTHGNGPPVIAGRPLDVAYTQENLPLLREGLPNLIRHIEIARKFGIPVVVAINRFHTDTDAEIAVIREAALRAGAEDAVPTTHFTEGGAGSVELAYAVMKAADQPKNFRYLYPLELGIAEKIDIVAREVYGAKGIALDQKARKQIERYEAAGFGNLPICVAKTHLSLSHDPTKKGVPNDFIFPIREVRAAVGAGFIYPIAGEMRTMPGLGAKPAYMQVDINEKGEVVGLF; encoded by the coding sequence ATGAATATATCCTCTTTCCCAAGTGATCTGGCCATTTCGCGCCAAGCCAAACTTCGTCCTATTCAAGACGTTGCCGCCGACTTAGGGCTTTCTCCTTCCGATCTACAGTTATATGGAACCACGAAGGCGAAAATTAAACTTTCTGTCTTAGACGATCCACGGTTTAAAGATCGGTCAAATGGGCGATATATAGATGTGACTGCTATTACGCCTACGCCGTTGGGCGAGGGGAAAACCACAACCCTTATTGGGCTTACACAAGCATTAGGCAAACTGGGGCATAAAGCCGCTTGTTGTATTCGACAGCCTTCGATGGGCCCTACGTTTGGGATTAAAGGTGGCGCTGCTGGCGGCGGATATGCGCAGGTGGTACCAATGGAGGAGTTTAACCTGCACCTGACTGGCGATATCCATGCCATTAGTGTGGCGCATAATTTGGCGGCAGCTGCAATTGACGCACGATTATACCACGAAAGTCGTTTGGGGGATGTTGCGCTGGAAAAATTAGGATTAAAGCGGTTAAATATAGATCCATATAACATCACATGGCCACGTGTGGTGGATGTGAATGATCGTTCGTTGCGACACCTGACCGTGGGCCTGGGAGGGGCATTAGATGGGATTCCTCGTGAAGGTGGTTTTGATATTGCCGTGGCTTCCGAACTGATGGCCATCATTGCTCTTGCCACCGATCTCCAAGATCTGAGGCGTCGCGTAGGACGAATTGTCTTTGGACTGAACCGCGCCGGGCTACCGCTGACATTGGAAGACCTACAAGTGGCAGGAGCGGTAACAGTCTTGTTGCGGGATGCGCTATTGCCGAACCTAATGCAAACATTGGAAGGCCAGCCAGCCTTGGTACATGCCGGGCCATTTGCAAATGTGGCGCATGGGAATTCATCTGTCTTAGCCGATCGTATTGCTTTGAAGTTATCGGACTTCGTGCTCACGGAGTCTGGTTTTGGATCGGATATTGGTATGGAAAAATTTGTACACGTAAAATGCCGGACAAGTGGTCTGGTGCCAGATGCGGTGGTATTGGTGGCAACTGTTCGTGCTTTGAAAACCCACGGGAATGGTCCTCCTGTAATCGCAGGACGGCCTTTAGATGTGGCTTATACCCAAGAAAACCTACCCTTGCTCCGAGAGGGTTTGCCTAACCTCATAAGGCACATCGAGATTGCCCGGAAGTTTGGCATCCCAGTTGTTGTTGCGATTAATCGCTTTCATACCGACACCGACGCCGAGATTGCGGTTATTCGAGAGGCCGCGCTGAGAGCAGGTGCCGAGGATGCGGTCCCCACAACACACTTTACAGAGGGAGGGGCTGGTTCTGTAGAACTGGCGTATGCGGTAATGAAGGCTGCCGATCAACCCAAAAACTTTCGCTATTTGTATCCCTTGGAATTGGGAATTGCGGAGAAAATTGACATCGTGGCACGGGAAGTCTATGGAGCAAAAGGGATTGCCTTAGACCAGAAAGCGCGAAAGCAGATAGAGCGCTACGAGGCTGCCGGATTTGGAAACTTGCCCATTTGTGTGGCCAAAACCCATTTGAGCCTTTCTCATGATCCGACAAAAAAAGGTGTCCCGAATGATTTTATCTTTCCGATTCGTGAAGTTCGGGCTGCTGTTGGAGCTGGTTTTATTTATCCCATTGCTGGGGAGATGCGTACCATGCCTGGTTTGGGTGCAAAGCCGGCTTATATGCAAGTGGATATTAACGAGAAGGGCGAAGTGGTAGGCTTGTTCTAA
- a CDS encoding NUDIX hydrolase, with the protein MPRPEIVVQYGHRIRVRACGLLFDSSSHPESLLMVSFRDMYDQSFWMPPGGGVEFGETLEAALKREIREETGLTVVVGPLIYVSEFINGPFHALEYYFLCQKAGGQLQVGSDPELATQVLEQVAFIPLSSFEDQNIRPSFIRDYLQMDQRVGFKMGIRFFRDHQISAPSPDP; encoded by the coding sequence ATGCCCCGTCCGGAAATCGTTGTACAATATGGCCACCGTATTCGGGTGAGGGCATGTGGTCTTTTATTTGATTCGTCCAGTCATCCGGAATCGTTGTTGATGGTTTCTTTTCGGGATATGTATGACCAATCTTTTTGGATGCCACCAGGTGGAGGCGTGGAATTTGGCGAAACACTTGAAGCAGCCTTAAAACGCGAAATACGGGAGGAAACAGGCTTAACGGTGGTGGTTGGCCCCTTAATCTATGTTTCCGAGTTTATAAATGGTCCATTTCACGCACTTGAGTATTACTTCTTATGCCAAAAAGCAGGAGGCCAACTCCAAGTAGGTTCCGATCCAGAGTTGGCCACGCAGGTCTTGGAACAGGTCGCGTTTATACCACTTTCTTCCTTTGAAGATCAAAACATCCGTCCTTCGTTTATCCGTGATTATTTGCAAATGGACCAACGTGTTGGCTTCAAAATGGGTATTCGCTTCTTCAGAGACCATCAAATATCCGCTCCCAGCCCAGACCCATAA
- a CDS encoding antibiotic biosynthesis monooxygenase has translation MNGFIASTPAPPYYAVIFTSILDPTPAGYKETAERMVALAAEQSGFLGTESARDGLGITVSYWDSLAAIHAWKSHAEHLIAQEKGRKQWYSAYKTRICLVERDYGSGLGADI, from the coding sequence ATGAACGGTTTCATTGCATCAACACCTGCCCCCCCGTATTACGCGGTCATCTTTACCAGTATTTTGGACCCGACACCAGCAGGCTATAAGGAAACTGCAGAACGCATGGTGGCACTTGCAGCAGAGCAAAGCGGATTTTTGGGAACCGAGTCTGCGAGGGATGGCTTGGGGATTACGGTTTCATATTGGGATAGTTTGGCCGCTATACATGCCTGGAAGTCTCATGCCGAGCATCTGATCGCACAAGAAAAGGGCCGTAAGCAGTGGTATTCGGCCTATAAAACCCGTATTTGCTTGGTGGAGCGGGATTATGGGTCTGGGCTGGGAGCGGATATTTGA
- a CDS encoding NCS1 family nucleobase:cation symporter-1, which yields MSLPSDVLSSPLYSEDMAPVPPEKRTWQKWDLAALWVGMAVCIPTYLLASYMMRSGLSWQMALLIIGLANVVITIPMALNGDAGVRYGIPFPVIGRAAFGIRGIHLASLVRGFVACGWFGVQTWIGGLAFYSIWNVLTGSEGVVGLSVGKFLAFALFWLLNIYFIWRGTESIKWLEDFSAPILIVMGLVFIYWGYQHGGGFAEVLRMGEQMQKPTVVWMPNASNGEENATLRVKFNPLKHPDGRLKASEVQLAVSGEGEETSIGWQTIPASGLVEIPVQSLSGVEPTIKAQFRNSKGHTSSWVAAAPENANQGVPFWQYILWFTAMVGFWATMSISISDITRFAKSQKDQVAGQFIGLPGTMIFYSFVGIFVTAAALVAFEDVLTSEDAPWDPVSLVAKFQNPVVVVFAQVAMIIATLSTNIAANVIAPANAISNLFPQKISFRAGGVLAGVVGIALCPWWLMDQISSILVFVSGLLGPVLGILLCDYFVIRKKQLALADLYRTNGPFAYGGSGVNLAAIVALLVGVLVALSGYWIPALDFLYTLSWFTGFIVAFGVYFALMRNRNYA from the coding sequence ATGTCGTTACCCTCCGATGTGTTATCGTCGCCGCTGTATAGCGAAGATATGGCTCCTGTTCCACCTGAAAAACGAACGTGGCAAAAGTGGGATTTGGCCGCTCTTTGGGTGGGTATGGCGGTTTGTATCCCCACCTATTTATTGGCTTCGTACATGATGCGGTCGGGTCTTAGTTGGCAAATGGCCTTGCTCATTATCGGCTTGGCCAATGTGGTGATTACCATTCCGATGGCGCTGAATGGTGATGCGGGTGTACGGTATGGGATTCCTTTTCCAGTGATTGGACGGGCGGCATTTGGTATAAGGGGCATTCATTTGGCCTCGTTGGTACGGGGTTTTGTGGCGTGTGGTTGGTTTGGGGTACAAACATGGATTGGCGGTCTTGCCTTTTATTCTATCTGGAATGTACTTACCGGTAGTGAAGGCGTGGTGGGCCTCTCGGTTGGGAAGTTTCTGGCTTTTGCGCTGTTTTGGCTACTAAATATATATTTTATTTGGCGCGGAACCGAGAGCATTAAGTGGTTGGAGGACTTTTCGGCTCCGATTCTTATAGTGATGGGTTTGGTGTTTATTTATTGGGGCTATCAACACGGAGGTGGGTTTGCGGAAGTATTGCGGATGGGCGAGCAGATGCAAAAACCTACGGTGGTTTGGATGCCTAATGCGTCAAACGGAGAGGAAAATGCCACGCTCAGGGTGAAGTTCAATCCGCTAAAACATCCCGATGGGCGTTTAAAAGCCTCGGAGGTGCAACTTGCGGTTTCTGGGGAGGGGGAAGAGACCTCCATAGGGTGGCAGACGATTCCGGCCAGTGGTTTAGTGGAAATTCCGGTGCAATCTTTATCTGGCGTTGAACCAACCATCAAAGCCCAGTTCCGAAATAGCAAAGGCCATACATCGTCTTGGGTTGCGGCTGCGCCCGAAAACGCCAACCAAGGCGTTCCATTTTGGCAGTATATATTGTGGTTTACGGCCATGGTGGGCTTCTGGGCTACGATGTCTATCAGTATCTCGGATATTACCCGCTTTGCGAAAAGCCAAAAAGATCAGGTGGCGGGGCAGTTTATCGGATTACCCGGAACCATGATATTCTATTCGTTTGTAGGCATTTTTGTAACGGCTGCGGCGTTGGTGGCCTTCGAAGACGTACTGACCAGCGAGGATGCGCCTTGGGATCCGGTCTCGTTGGTGGCCAAGTTCCAAAATCCGGTGGTGGTGGTGTTTGCGCAAGTGGCCATGATTATTGCCACGCTCAGCACCAATATTGCTGCCAATGTGATTGCACCTGCCAATGCGATTTCTAATCTATTCCCGCAAAAAATTAGTTTTCGGGCCGGAGGTGTTCTCGCCGGAGTCGTGGGGATCGCCTTATGCCCGTGGTGGTTGATGGACCAAATCAGCTCCATTCTGGTTTTTGTGAGCGGCTTACTGGGGCCTGTTCTTGGTATTTTGCTTTGCGATTATTTCGTGATCCGAAAAAAACAACTCGCCCTTGCAGACCTATACCGCACAAACGGGCCATTTGCTTATGGTGGGTCAGGCGTTAACCTGGCGGCAATCGTGGCACTTTTGGTGGGTGTTTTGGTAGCGCTTTCAGGTTATTGGATTCCTGCACTGGACTTTCTCTATACGCTTTCTTGGTTTACTGGATTTATAGTGGCCTTTGGGGTGTATTTTGCCCTGATGAGAAATCGGAACTATGCTTAG